Part of the Subtercola frigoramans genome, AGGCAGACCAGATGGTCCGCGGCACCGTGATTCTTCCTCACGGCACCGGTAAGACCGCCCGCGTCATCGTCTTCGCAACGGGCCCCGCGGCCGAAGCAGCAATTGCTGCCGGTGCTGACGAGGTTGGTGGCGACGAGCTGATCGAGAAGGTGGCCGCTGGCTACACCTCGTTCGACTCCGCTGTCTCGACCCCGGAGCTCATGGGCAAGGTCGGTCGTCTCGGAAAGGTACTCGGCCCGCGTGGCCTCATGCCGAACCCGAAGACCGGCACCGTGACCCCCGACGTGGCGAAGGCTGTCACCGAGATCAAGGGTGGAAAGATCGAGTTCCGCGTCGACAAGCACTCCAACGTGCACTTCGTCGCCGGCAAGGTCAGCTTCACGCCCGACCAGCTCCGCGAGAACGTCGGCGCTGCGCTCGACGAGATCGTTCGCCAGAAGCCGTCCTCCTCGAAGGGCCGTTACATCACCAAGGGCACCGTTTCGACGACCTTCGGTCCTGGCATCCCGGTCGATGTGAACGCACTCGCGTAGTCACAACCACTAGAAAAGGGGTCCGCTTCGGCGGGCCCCTATTTTTGTCTAGGCTGAGAGAGTGCCCCTCGTCATACGCACGGCAGATGCAGCCGACTCTGCCCGCCTCGCGCTCATTGCTTCCGCCACCTTCGCGTTCGCGTGCCCACCGCACACCTCGGCGGCGGGCATCCAGCAGTTCATCTCGTCGACACTGTCTGAAGCCCGGTTCGACGAGTATCTTGCAGACGGCCAACGGATGCTCTTCCTGGCCGAATTCGATGGCTTGCCGGTCGGCTACACCATGGTCGTCATGGGCGAGCCATCAGACCCCGATGTGGCTCGTGCCCTCACAACGAGGCCTACCGCAGAACTCAGCAAGTGTTACGTCCTGCCGGGGCATCATGGGCGCGGAGTTGCCCACCGGCTCATGGAGCTGTCGGTGCAATCGGCTCTGGAAAAGGGCGCTGCGGCCATCTGGCTCGGAGTCAACAATGAGAATGCCAGGGCGAATCGGTTCTATGAGAAGAGTGGTTTCGTCACTGTCGGCGCCAAGTCTTTTCTGGTGGGCGAGGAAATCGAGCACGACTTTGTGCGCGAGCGCCTGCTCTGAGTGTTCTCAGACCTGTTCGGCGACGCTGATGACGAGCTTGCCGCGCGTGTGTCCCTCTTCGATTCGCCTGTGCGCGTCGGCCGCGTGATCGAGGGTGAAGATCTCGTCGACGTGTACGTGGACATCGCCGGAGTTGATGAGCCGGGCGATCACCGTCAAGGTCGAGGCGTCAGGGGAGACTTTGTACGTGGTTGCGCGGAGGCCCAGAGTACGGGCGTCCTCGATGAGGCCCGGCCAACTCCCGCTTGGGGCGTTGACGAGCAGGCCACCGGGGCGAAGGGTCTGCAGGGCACGTGTACCGGTGTTGTCGATCGTGTTGCCGATCAGGTCGATCACCACATCGACATTCGACACTTCGTGTTCGAATCGGGTCGAGGCATAGTCGATGACCTCTGCGGCGCCGAGCTCGTGCAGCCAGCTCGAGTTGCGTGACGACGACGTGGCGATGACGTAGGCGCCGAAATACGCGGCGAACTGCACCGCGAAATGGCCGACGCCGCCGGAACCGGCGAGGATGAGCATCCGCTGGCCTTCGTGCGCCTTGGCAACGTCGACGACCATTCCCCAGGCCGTCAGCGCGGCGACAGGAACTGCCGCTGCCTCGACGAGCGACAGACGGGCCGGCTTCTTGCAGAGTTGCATACTCGGGGCCGAGACGTATTCCGCGTAGGCGCCGAGGCCGCGTGGGGCGCTCAGCATTCCGTAGACCTCGTCACCCGGTTTCAGTGGGTGGCTTTCATAGGGCGTCTCAATGACGACGCCGCTGAAATCCTGACCGAGAACGTACGGGTAGCTCGCAATCGCTGCCGAGGCTCCCTTGCCTGCACGTGTCTTCGCGTCGATCGGGTTGACTCCGGCAGCCGCGACCTTGACGAGCACTTCCGCGCTGATGCGAACAGGAAGAGCGATCTCTGCTGTGTGAAGGACCTCGGGAGAACCCGTCGAATCGATCACCGCGGCCTTCATTGTGGTCGGGAGGGGGCCGGGGTGATCGAAATCTGCTTGTGGATTGGACAAGGGGCTCACTCCGGTCGTTTGCTGCGTCATCGGTAACCTTCCATGTGGTGCGATCAACACCGCTGGTGATCGCTAGGTATCGAATGTGCGGGTGGCCCACCAGTGGGGGGCACGACCTAAGTAAACCTTTCTATTGATACGACGATGTTACGAGGGTGTCACCTTGTTGCTAACAAACCCGTTTTGCCGCTCGGGGGGCGGCGCTGAAGGTCACTCTGGGCGCCGGCTGGAGCGTGAAGTTCGGCGGGGCAGACTGAGCGCACCGGCGACGACGAGCATGGCACCGACGGCGATGAGTGGCCAGAGTGCGGCCACGTCGAGCCCGGTGTGGGCCAGTTGCGGAGTGCTGGCGGTGGCTCCGGATGATGAGCTCGAGTTCGAGCCGCCTGTCGTGCCAGATCCACCGGTTGGAGTGCTGGTGGAGGTTGGTGTCGGCGTGGGGGTCGGGGTCGGCGTCGGCGAATTGACGATCAGCGCGAAATCCTGTGTGGCGTTGGGACGAATCGCGTTTGCTGCCACGATCTGATTCGGGAAGCTTCCGTTCGTCGTGGGCGTCCCCGAGATGGTTGCGGTTGCCGAATCGAAGGCAAGGCCGCCGGGAAGTGGATTGATCAACGTGAAGGCAGGAGCGGGAGATCCGATGGCGGTGAATGTGAAGCTGAATGGTACGCCGACCGTCGCCGCCGGTGGTGGCCCCGAGGTGATGATCGGGGCGAAATTGGGCGTACCGGCGACGAGCCGTGAGACGGTGTCGTCACCCTCATTCGCTGCGAAGACATTCGTGAACTGGGTTGAGTCTGCAACGATTCCGCGGGGCCCAGTGCCAGATGCCAACGGGAGCTGCTGCGAGTTTGCCGGGCTGCGGCCATCGAGTTGTGTGACGACGTTGTCGGTGTTGCCAGAAACGAAGACGCTGTGCGTTGACTGGTCGACGGTGAGGCCGGTCGGACCGGCGGGAATCCCGATCGACTCGAGCGTTCCGGCCGGGTCGGCCGCATCGAACCAGCTCAGCTTCGAGACGATGAGGTTGGTGACGAACACCCGATGGGTGCTGTTGTCGACGGCGATGGCCCCCGGCACAGTGAATCCCCCGATCGTGGTGGCTACTGGAGCCGCAACCGACCCGTCGAACATCGACACCGAAGAACCGAAAGCATTGCCGACGTAGACCTTGTGGGATATCTGATCCACCGCGATGGCGCGAGGTGTGGCCCCGACACTCACGGTAGCGATCACGGTCGGTGCAGGCGCCCGGCCATCCAATATTGAAACTGTCCCGGCGCCCGAGTTGGTGACGAATACCCGCCCGGACGTTGCGTCGACCGCAATTCCATCCGGGGCTAGGCCAACCGCGGCGCTGGTGATAACGGGGATATTGATGGTTCCGTCGTAGATGTAGATTGCCGCAGTGTCTTGTCTCACCGCGAATACTCGGCCAGAAACCGGGTCGACGGCGATACCTCTGAGTGCACTTCCTGGACCGGCGATCGTGACTGGGTTAGCTATAGGCGTTGCCGCATGCCCGTCGAATCTGGAGACCGAACCCTGGGCGGAGTTCACGACAAAGACCGCGCCAGTCGAGGAGTTGTACGCCATACTTTGCGGATGGCTGCCGACCGCGATCGGTGCGATCGCCGCATGCGCAGCCGAGGCAGCGCCGAAGAGCACGAGACCCAAGGCTCCGATGCCGAGAACGGAGGCCGTCAGGGCACGGAAGGTGAAGGAAGATCGGGAATGGCGCATGAGAGTGAGGGTATCTCAGCTCATGATCGTTGTGCAAGCCTCGACTTCAAGGCGGCCGGTCTCGCCTGTACGGCCTGCCAATCGCGCAGAAAAACGTGCCTAATGTGCCGCAACCTGCAGCGGCGGCAGGTGGGTCGAACCCGAGCGGAGCTGGCTGAGGTGACGTGCGTGGGCATCGAGCCGATCATCCTCGTCGGTGACGGGCACCCACGGCCGCACTGCGGTGGTGTGCCCCGAGTCGTCGAGCGCCGCCATGATCGTGAGGCAGTGGGTGGTGAGCTGGAACTCGCGCTCCCTCGGGTCACGCGAGCGCACGTGGGTGCTGATGTGCATGGCCGAGTGCCCGGTGTGCACCAGGCGCGCCTCGACTTCGACGAGATGGCCGATGGGGATGGGCCGGTAGAACCGGATCCCACCCGAGTACACGGTGATCGCGTCGAGCCCGCTCCAGGTGGAGGCGCAGGCGAGGGCAGCCTCGTCGATCCACCGCATGACCGTGCCACCGTGGGTCTTGCCGCCCCAGTTCACGTCGGTCGGGGCCGCGAAGAACCGCAGTGTCACGATCTCGGCAGTGCCCTCCGACGAGTAGACCTGTCCCTTCATGGCCTCTTCGATGCGCGCCCGGATGTCGATGCGGTTCACGGCATCGTTGTAGAGGCTGGCGTCTTCGTCGGTCTGGGGAACCCAGGGTTCAACCGGGGTCGGCCGGGCATCCGCGCCCATGGCGACGAAGATCACCATGCAGTCGCTGGAGGTGACGTACCGGCCTATCTTCGGGTCTGCCGAGGTGACGTTGACCCTGATGTGCATGCTCGACCGGCCGGTGTAGACCAGCTTCGCCCGCACCTCGACCAGGTTGCCGGAGTCGATGGGGGCGACGAAGCTCACGCTGCCGACGTAGGCCGTGACGCAGTAGGTCGCGCTCCAGCCGACGGCACAGGCATAGGCGGCCTTGTCGATCCATTCGAGCACCCGCCCGGCGTGCACCTTGCCTCCGATGCTGGCGACGTCGTTGGGCGAGGCGAGAAAGCGGAGCGTGACTTCGGGGGCGCCGTGCATCATGACTGGCTCTTCCTGGTGATCTCGTGCTCAGGGTCGTGGCGCTCGAGAAACTCGAACACCTCTGTGCTGTCGACACCCGGGAACGAGCCGGTCGGCATGGCGGCGAGCAGGCTCGAGTTCAGCCGGGCGCTCGGCCACGACTTGCTCTGCCATTTTCTCGACAGACCTGTGGAGGGCTGCCGGCAGCAGGTCGGGTCTGGGCAGGTCGAGGCGAATCGGGTGTCGGTGTCGCGGCCCCGGAACCAGCGCGCGTCGGCGAACGGAGTGCCCACGCTGATCGAGAAGTGCCCACGCGAGGTGGTCTGGATGCGTGAGGTGCACCAGTAGGTACCCGTCGGTTTGTCGGTGTACTGGTGGTAGGGGCTGAACCGGTCCTCGGCGTCGAACACCTGCCGGGCACTCCAGTACCGGCAGACGATCTGGCCCTCGACCGACCCGAGCGCATCGGTCGGGAAGACGACATCGTCATTCTCGTACGCCTTCACAACAGACCCGGTCTCGTGCACCTTGAGGAAGTGCACAGGGATGCCGAGGTGCTGTGTGGCCAGGTTGGTGAAGCGGTGCGCGGCGGTCTCGTAGTTGACGCTGAACGCGTCGCGCAGGTCTTCGACCGAGAGCTCGCGCTGGGACTTGGCGCGCTGCAGGAACTCGACGGCGGTGTGTTCGGGGATGAGTAGGGCGCCTGCGAGGTAGTTCGTCTCGACACGCTGGCGGAGGAAGTCCCCGTAGCCGGTGGGTTCCTCGTGCCCCAGAACGTGGCTGGCCAGGGCCTGAAGCAGCACGGTGCGCGGGTCGGCGTCGGGGCTCTGCGCACGGGGCACGTAGATGCGGCCGTTCGCCAGGTCGGTGATCGACCGGGTCGACCCCGGCAGATCGGCGACGTAGTGCAGCGTGAAGCCGAGGTGTGAAGCAAGATCGGATGCGACGCGTTGCGAGAGCGGGCCGCCCAGGTGACCCACGGCCTCGAGCAGCTTCTGCGCCGTCGTCTCGAGTTCGGCGAAGTAGTTGTTGCGCTTACGCATCTGTGCGCGCAACTCGGTGTTGGCGCGGCGGGCTTCTTCGGGGGTCGCGATGCGCTCGCCGTGCATCCGCTCGAGTTCGTGGTGCAACCCGAGAATGGTCTCGATCGCCTCGTCGCTGAGGGTCTTGCGAGCGGGTACGGGAGGCAGGCCGAGGGAGGCGTAGAGCTGACCGCGCTGGATGCGTTCGAGCGCGATCTCGAGGGCAGCGCGACGGCTGGGGGGCTCGGCGTTGAGGAGCTGCTCGACCGTGACGTCGAGGGCCGTGGCGAAGCGCTGCATGTCGCCGAGCTTCAGTTCGCGTTTGCCGTTCTCGACGACGGAGACCTGCGAGGCCGCCCGGCCGACGGCGGTACCGAGGGCGTCGAGGGTCATTCCCTTGTCGGAGCGCAGCTGGCGGATCCGTCGGCCGACGGTGAGTGAATCGAGCATGATTTCATCATGGCCGCGGCACCGAGCCGGTGGCGCGAACTCGTCCCGCCGGCATCGCACGTTCTTTCGCAAATCGAAAGAAGTGCCATTCTTCTGCCCAGAGCGGGCCCCCAGGCGGATCGACTTTCCCGAAGGCGCGCGAAAGTCGCTCTTTTCTCGCACATTCGGGCAACTCGATCGGGCTCAGCGGCGCTGCATGAGTCCGAGCAACTGGTCGGCCAGGCGCACGAGCTGGGCGATCTCGTTGTCGTCGCGGTCGATCCAGCGGCACTCCGGCTCGGCTGAAAGAGGCACGAATTCCGCGTGCTGCTCCCAGACCAGGAGAGTGCGTTCTGCACCCAGCACGTACTGCTGCCACCAGATCTGCCGGAGGTAGTGTCGGGGAATCGACTTCCACGCCTTGTTCGTCGTCTTGATTTCGGCGAGTTCGGTATCGCCCGCTGCGGTCACGGCGATGCCGTCGGGTGTTGCGAGATGCAGCGGCCTGCCGTGCGCATGGAAGAGCACCGTGCTCGGCACGATGCCGTGCTCGCGCTGCACCCACGCCGCGATGTGCGGCTCGCGGTCCTTGCCGTGGTCGGTGTAGGCGTTGCCGCCGAAATTGTGGCCGTTCAGCTTGTCGTAGGCTGCGTTCTCGACCGAGCGCTGGGTGGTGAGCCTCGCGGCGTCGGTGGCGGTCACCCCGCGCGAACGGGCCCTGATCCACGCCACCCGGTCGGTCGAATCGGCGACGACGCGCGAGAGGTGGGCCGGCACGAATGCCACGGCAGGCACCAGCTCGTCTTCTTCCCAAGGAAAGGTCAAAGTCAAGGCCGTCGTCACGATTCCATTCTCTCGCTGTGAGGGTGGAACACTTGACCAGACACGGTCGGCCTCGCTCGGCAACGGTGGGCGAATAGCCACTTGGCGGCGTGTCGAAATCCTCACGGGCACGGTGGTTTCGATACGCGCGGCTGGGCCGTGCTACTCAACCCGCGGTCATTCCGCACAGATTCGAAGGAACATCATGCGTATTGCAGTGACCGGCGGTTCAGGCAAACTCGGCAGAACAGTGGTCGACTCCCTGCGAGAGGCAGGCCACGAGGTGTTCAACCTCGACGTTGCCGGCCCCCGCGAGAGCACGATCCGCGTCGACTTCACGAACTACGGTGAGACCCTCGACGCACTCCTGGGCGTGAACGACAGGCACGACGGTGTGGATGCCCTGGTTCACCTTGCCGCAATACCGGCGCCGGGCATCCATTCTGATGTCGCGACGTTCGACAACAACATGCTCTCGACGTTCCATGTGTTGCACGCGGCCAGGCGCGCAGGAATCACGAACATCGTGACGGCGTCGAGCGAGACCGTGCTCGGACTGCCGTTCGATGCCCCGCCGCCCTACATTCCTGTGGACGAGGAGTACCCGGCACGCCCCGAGTCGGTGTACTCGCTCACGAAGCACCTCGAAGAACAGCTCGCGATCGAGCTGACACGCTGGAGCCCGGAACTCAAGATCGTCGCCCTGCGGTTCTCGAACGTCATGTACGAGGAGGATTATGCCGAGTTCCCGTCATTCGATGCCGACGCGCGCCTGCGCAAATGGAATCTGTGGGGGTACATCGACTCGCGCGACGGCGCCCAGGCGGTGCTCAAAGCGCTGGAGTTCGAGGGCACCGGCTTCGAGCGGTTCATCATCGCTGCAGCCGACACCGTCATGAGCCGGAGCAACAGCGAGCTCGTGGCGGAGGTGTTCCCCGACACTCCCGTGCGCGGCGAACTCGGCGAGAACACCACGCTGCTGTCGATCGACAAGGCTCGCAGGGTGCTGGGGTACGCACCGCAGCACTCGTGGAGAGACGCTCGCTCCTAGGACAGCCGCAGAAAATCGATCAATCGTCGGCCCTCGGTGAAACCTCCGCGCTAGGCGGCTCGGTTTGGCTGTGGGCCGACGATTGATCGATTCGGGCGTCGGGTTGAGGGGCGGGCGGTGTCAAGCCTCGCGCACCGTGCCGCCCTTGATGTGCAGTCGGCGCTCGGCGCGCCGTGCGACCGCTGTGTCGTGCGTCACGATGATGAGCGTGAGCCCCTTCTCGCGCCAGAAGCCCTCGAGCAACTGCATGATCTCGTCGCGGGTCTCCTCATCGAGGGCGCCGGTCGGCTCGTCGGCGAGCAGCACATCGGGCGACTTCACCAGGGCCCGCGCGATGGCCACCCGCTGCTGCTGCCCACCCGAGAGCTCGGCCGGTCGGTGGGTCAACCGGTCGCCGAGGCCCACGGAGGCCAGGGCATCCTGAGCCT contains:
- the rplA gene encoding 50S ribosomal protein L1, whose product is MAQKSKAYRAAASKIEEGKLYTAAEAVVLAKETGSAKFDSTVEVALKLGVDPRKADQMVRGTVILPHGTGKTARVIVFATGPAAEAAIAAGADEVGGDELIEKVAAGYTSFDSAVSTPELMGKVGRLGKVLGPRGLMPNPKTGTVTPDVAKAVTEIKGGKIEFRVDKHSNVHFVAGKVSFTPDQLRENVGAALDEIVRQKPSSSKGRYITKGTVSTTFGPGIPVDVNALA
- a CDS encoding GNAT family N-acetyltransferase; amino-acid sequence: MPLVIRTADAADSARLALIASATFAFACPPHTSAAGIQQFISSTLSEARFDEYLADGQRMLFLAEFDGLPVGYTMVVMGEPSDPDVARALTTRPTAELSKCYVLPGHHGRGVAHRLMELSVQSALEKGAAAIWLGVNNENARANRFYEKSGFVTVGAKSFLVGEEIEHDFVRERLL
- a CDS encoding NADP-dependent oxidoreductase; translation: MTQQTTGVSPLSNPQADFDHPGPLPTTMKAAVIDSTGSPEVLHTAEIALPVRISAEVLVKVAAAGVNPIDAKTRAGKGASAAIASYPYVLGQDFSGVVIETPYESHPLKPGDEVYGMLSAPRGLGAYAEYVSAPSMQLCKKPARLSLVEAAAVPVAALTAWGMVVDVAKAHEGQRMLILAGSGGVGHFAVQFAAYFGAYVIATSSSRNSSWLHELGAAEVIDYASTRFEHEVSNVDVVIDLIGNTIDNTGTRALQTLRPGGLLVNAPSGSWPGLIEDARTLGLRATTYKVSPDASTLTVIARLINSGDVHVHVDEIFTLDHAADAHRRIEEGHTRGKLVISVAEQV
- a CDS encoding putative Ig domain-containing protein; translation: MRHSRSSFTFRALTASVLGIGALGLVLFGAASAAHAAIAPIAVGSHPQSMAYNSSTGAVFVVNSAQGSVSRFDGHAATPIANPVTIAGPGSALRGIAVDPVSGRVFAVRQDTAAIYIYDGTINIPVITSAAVGLAPDGIAVDATSGRVFVTNSGAGTVSILDGRAPAPTVIATVSVGATPRAIAVDQISHKVYVGNAFGSSVSMFDGSVAAPVATTIGGFTVPGAIAVDNSTHRVFVTNLIVSKLSWFDAADPAGTLESIGIPAGPTGLTVDQSTHSVFVSGNTDNVVTQLDGRSPANSQQLPLASGTGPRGIVADSTQFTNVFAANEGDDTVSRLVAGTPNFAPIITSGPPPAATVGVPFSFTFTAIGSPAPAFTLINPLPGGLAFDSATATISGTPTTNGSFPNQIVAANAIRPNATQDFALIVNSPTPTPTPTPTPTSTSTPTGGSGTTGGSNSSSSSGATASTPQLAHTGLDVAALWPLIAVGAMLVVAGALSLPRRTSRSSRRPE
- a CDS encoding acyl-CoA thioesterase; translation: MMHGAPEVTLRFLASPNDVASIGGKVHAGRVLEWIDKAAYACAVGWSATYCVTAYVGSVSFVAPIDSGNLVEVRAKLVYTGRSSMHIRVNVTSADPKIGRYVTSSDCMVIFVAMGADARPTPVEPWVPQTDEDASLYNDAVNRIDIRARIEEAMKGQVYSSEGTAEIVTLRFFAAPTDVNWGGKTHGGTVMRWIDEAALACASTWSGLDAITVYSGGIRFYRPIPIGHLVEVEARLVHTGHSAMHISTHVRSRDPREREFQLTTHCLTIMAALDDSGHTTAVRPWVPVTDEDDRLDAHARHLSQLRSGSTHLPPLQVAAH
- a CDS encoding helix-turn-helix transcriptional regulator; the encoded protein is MLDSLTVGRRIRQLRSDKGMTLDALGTAVGRAASQVSVVENGKRELKLGDMQRFATALDVTVEQLLNAEPPSRRAALEIALERIQRGQLYASLGLPPVPARKTLSDEAIETILGLHHELERMHGERIATPEEARRANTELRAQMRKRNNYFAELETTAQKLLEAVGHLGGPLSQRVASDLASHLGFTLHYVADLPGSTRSITDLANGRIYVPRAQSPDADPRTVLLQALASHVLGHEEPTGYGDFLRQRVETNYLAGALLIPEHTAVEFLQRAKSQRELSVEDLRDAFSVNYETAAHRFTNLATQHLGIPVHFLKVHETGSVVKAYENDDVVFPTDALGSVEGQIVCRYWSARQVFDAEDRFSPYHQYTDKPTGTYWCTSRIQTTSRGHFSISVGTPFADARWFRGRDTDTRFASTCPDPTCCRQPSTGLSRKWQSKSWPSARLNSSLLAAMPTGSFPGVDSTEVFEFLERHDPEHEITRKSQS
- a CDS encoding YqaJ viral recombinase family protein, with the protein product MTTALTLTFPWEEDELVPAVAFVPAHLSRVVADSTDRVAWIRARSRGVTATDAARLTTQRSVENAAYDKLNGHNFGGNAYTDHGKDREPHIAAWVQREHGIVPSTVLFHAHGRPLHLATPDGIAVTAAGDTELAEIKTTNKAWKSIPRHYLRQIWWQQYVLGAERTLLVWEQHAEFVPLSAEPECRWIDRDDNEIAQLVRLADQLLGLMQRR
- a CDS encoding NAD-dependent epimerase/dehydratase family protein, with product MRIAVTGGSGKLGRTVVDSLREAGHEVFNLDVAGPRESTIRVDFTNYGETLDALLGVNDRHDGVDALVHLAAIPAPGIHSDVATFDNNMLSTFHVLHAARRAGITNIVTASSETVLGLPFDAPPPYIPVDEEYPARPESVYSLTKHLEEQLAIELTRWSPELKIVALRFSNVMYEEDYAEFPSFDADARLRKWNLWGYIDSRDGAQAVLKALEFEGTGFERFIIAAADTVMSRSNSELVAEVFPDTPVRGELGENTTLLSIDKARRVLGYAPQHSWRDARS